In Saccharothrix syringae, the following are encoded in one genomic region:
- the narJ gene encoding nitrate reductase molybdenum cofactor assembly chaperone, with translation MSTRVHHQVAAHCLHYPDAVGGVLPLLGRCLAEAPDAGLAGLVDHLRRTPAVEAARHYVEVFDTKADRCLHLTWYTDGDTRRRGGALAALKQRYREHGYLLDPGELPDYLPVLLEFAAHTGEPGVRLLASYRPALELLHRNLLPLGTPYAPAVATVLATLPVRDDARPVTGGAPVERVGLEPVLLGYPTGPRERTP, from the coding sequence GTGAGCACCAGGGTCCACCACCAGGTGGCGGCGCACTGCCTGCACTACCCCGACGCGGTGGGCGGGGTGCTGCCGCTGCTCGGCCGCTGCCTGGCCGAGGCACCCGACGCCGGCCTGGCCGGGCTGGTCGACCACCTGCGGCGCACGCCCGCGGTCGAGGCCGCCCGCCACTACGTCGAGGTGTTCGACACCAAGGCCGACCGGTGCCTGCACCTGACCTGGTACACCGACGGCGACACCCGCCGCCGCGGCGGCGCCCTGGCGGCGCTCAAGCAGCGCTACCGGGAGCACGGCTACCTGCTCGACCCCGGCGAGCTGCCCGACTACCTGCCGGTGCTGCTGGAGTTCGCCGCCCACACCGGCGAGCCCGGGGTGCGGCTGCTGGCCTCCTACCGCCCGGCGCTGGAGCTGCTGCACCGCAACCTGCTGCCCCTGGGCACCCCGTACGCGCCCGCCGTGGCCACCGTGCTGGCCACGCTGCCGGTCCGCGACGACGCCCGCCCCGTCACGGGCGGCGCACCGGTCGAGCGGGTCGGGCTCGAACCGGTCCTGCTCGGCTACCCCACCGGACCCCGGGAGCGGACACCATGA
- the narH gene encoding nitrate reductase subunit beta encodes MRVMAQLAMVMNLDKCIGCHTCSVTCKQTWTNRGGVEYAWFNNVETKPGQGYPRRYEDQGRWRGGWTLRHGRLVPAAGGRVRRLLSLFANPGMPHLDDYYQPWTYDYRTLTDAPLGDDTPVARPVSAVTGAPAEVTWGPNWEDSLGGAPEHAAADPVVQRLGREVRFEYEQAFMFYLPRICEHCLNPSCVASCPSGAMYKRSEDGIVLVDQDRCRGWRMCVSGCPYKKVYFNHKTGKAEKCTFCYPRLEVGQPTVCAETCVGRLRYIGVLLYDADRVGEAASTKDEQRLYQAQLGVFLDPHDPAVVREAQRAGIPHDWITAARRSPVHELICRHRVALPLHPEYRTMPMVWYVPPLSPVVDALAGTGFDGEDSGNLFGAIDTLRIPLDYLAGLFTAGDPEPVRMALRRLAAMRSHMRAVNLGEPPDPAGPARVGMDAGSVEAMYRLLAVAKYEDRYVIPTAAVGDAHDLEGIATTCAVGGDGGAADGSTDLFVWRDGERPAGLFPTLRREAP; translated from the coding sequence ATGCGGGTCATGGCTCAGCTGGCCATGGTGATGAACCTGGACAAGTGCATCGGGTGCCACACCTGCTCGGTCACGTGCAAGCAGACCTGGACCAACCGCGGCGGCGTGGAGTACGCCTGGTTCAACAACGTCGAGACCAAGCCCGGCCAGGGCTACCCGCGCCGCTACGAGGACCAGGGGCGCTGGCGCGGCGGGTGGACCCTGCGGCACGGGCGGCTGGTGCCCGCCGCGGGCGGGCGGGTGCGGCGGCTGCTGTCGCTGTTCGCCAACCCCGGCATGCCGCACCTGGACGACTACTACCAGCCGTGGACCTACGACTACCGCACGCTGACCGACGCCCCGCTGGGCGACGACACGCCGGTGGCCCGGCCGGTGTCCGCGGTGACCGGCGCGCCGGCCGAGGTCACCTGGGGCCCCAACTGGGAGGACAGCCTGGGCGGCGCGCCCGAGCACGCCGCGGCCGACCCGGTCGTGCAGCGGCTGGGGCGCGAGGTGCGCTTCGAGTACGAGCAGGCGTTCATGTTCTACCTGCCGCGCATCTGCGAGCACTGCCTCAACCCGTCGTGCGTGGCCTCCTGCCCGTCCGGGGCGATGTACAAGCGGTCCGAGGACGGCATCGTGCTGGTGGACCAGGACCGCTGCCGCGGCTGGCGGATGTGCGTGTCCGGCTGCCCGTACAAGAAGGTCTACTTCAACCACAAGACCGGCAAGGCCGAGAAGTGCACGTTCTGCTACCCGCGGCTGGAGGTGGGGCAGCCGACCGTGTGCGCGGAGACGTGCGTGGGCCGGCTGCGCTACATCGGCGTGCTGCTCTACGACGCCGACCGGGTCGGCGAGGCCGCGAGCACGAAGGACGAGCAGCGCCTCTACCAGGCGCAGCTGGGCGTGTTCCTCGACCCGCACGACCCCGCCGTGGTGCGGGAGGCGCAACGGGCGGGCATCCCGCACGACTGGATCACCGCCGCGCGGCGCTCCCCGGTGCACGAGCTGATCTGCCGCCACCGCGTCGCGCTGCCGCTGCACCCGGAGTACCGCACCATGCCCATGGTCTGGTACGTGCCGCCGCTGTCGCCGGTGGTCGACGCGCTGGCCGGCACCGGCTTCGACGGCGAGGACTCCGGCAACCTGTTCGGCGCCATCGACACCCTGCGCATCCCGCTGGACTACCTCGCGGGCCTGTTCACCGCGGGCGACCCGGAACCGGTCCGGATGGCGCTGCGCAGGCTGGCCGCCATGCGGTCGCACATGCGCGCGGTCAACCTGGGCGAACCGCCCGACCCCGCCGGCCCGGCCCGGGTCGGCATGGACGCGGGCTCGGTCGAGGCCATGTACCGGCTGCTGGCCGTGGCCAAGTACGAGGACCGGTACGTCATCCCCACCGCCGCCGTCGGCGACGCGCACGACCTGGAGGGCATCGCCACCACGTGCGCGGTGGGCGGGGACGGCGGCGCTGCCGACGGGAGCACCGACCTGTTCGTCTGGCGCGACGGGGAACGCCCCGCCGGCCTGTTCCCCACGCTGCGCCGGGAGGCCCCGTGA
- a CDS encoding nitrate reductase subunit alpha, which yields MRAVFQRGGGERPKPGLAGDALLSTSRFLTRAEVADDRRAVFHDGGREGDAFYRDRWSHDKVVPSTHGVNCTGSCRWNVYVKDGIITWETQDVDYPSTGPDRPEYEPRGCPRGASFSWYTYSPLRVRYPYARGVLVEMYREARRVHEDPVLAWASVVDDPVKRRAYQRARGKGGLVRVSWDEAVEMVAAAHVHTIARHGPDRIAGFSPIPAMSMVSHAVGSRFMALIGAPMLSFYDWYADLPPASPQVFGDQTDVPESADWWDAAYLVLWGSNVPVTRTPDAHFMTEARYRGQKVVVCSPDYSDATKFADEWLAPHPGTDAALAIAMGHVVLREHFVDREVPFFADYARRFTDLPFLVTLEERGDDLVPGKFLTAADLGEDGPGAEWKTAVLDADRDVPVVPNGSLGFRWADEPGRWNLDLRGVTPALTARGGPDGAVEVLLPRFDAPDGSAGTVTRGVPVRRVAGRLVTTVLDLLLAQYGVARPGLPGRWPTGYDDEDAPGTPAWAQRLTGVPAARTTRIAREFADTAVRSEGRCMIVMGAGTNHWFHSDLVYRSFLTLLLLTGCQGRNGGGWAHYVGQEKVRPLTGWSTLAGALDWHRPPRQMIGTAYWYTHTDQWRYDRLTADGLTWPGARGTLAGRAVADCLAQSARLGWMPSYPTFDRNPLDLCAEADAAGEDPVSHVTGRVRAGEVGFACEDPDAPANWPRVLTVWRANLLGSSAKGNEYFLRHLLGADGNPRAEQTPPGQRPRTVRWREEAPEGKLDLLLALDFRMTSTTLFADVTLPAATWYEKHDLSSTDMHPFVHSFNAAVDPPWQARTDFDAFHAIARRFSELAATHLGTRRDLVATAMQHDTPGETAQPGGVVRDWRDGGCEPVPGRTFPVLTVVERDYTAVAARLGALGPLVDKLGVTTKGWTADVTPELAWLAEANGVVRGGPAAGRPALDTDRKAAEAVLALSGTTNGRLADEGFRALEERVGTPLRPLVEHHREHRVTFADTRARPAPVVTSPEWSGDESGGRRYAPFTINVERLKPWHTLTGRQHFYLDHDWVAEIGEQLPVYRPPLDMHRLFGEPRLGPNGPEVTVRYLTPHSKWSIHSEYQDNPIMQTLSRGGPAFWVSPADAAAIGVRDNDWVEAVNRNGVVVGRAIVSHRMPTGTVFLYHAQERTVNVPRSETTGKRGGIHNSLTRLQIKPTHLVGGYGQLCFALNYYGPTGNQRDEVTVLRRRGQEVRY from the coding sequence ATGCGCGCGGTATTCCAGCGCGGTGGGGGTGAGCGGCCGAAGCCGGGTTTGGCGGGCGACGCGCTGCTGTCCACCAGCAGGTTCCTCACCCGGGCCGAGGTCGCCGACGACCGGCGCGCCGTTTTCCACGACGGCGGTCGCGAGGGCGACGCGTTCTACCGGGACCGGTGGAGCCACGACAAGGTCGTGCCCTCCACGCACGGGGTGAACTGCACCGGTTCGTGCCGGTGGAACGTCTACGTCAAGGACGGGATCATCACCTGGGAGACCCAGGACGTGGACTACCCGTCCACCGGGCCCGACCGCCCCGAGTACGAGCCGCGGGGCTGCCCGCGCGGCGCTTCCTTCTCCTGGTACACCTATTCGCCGCTGCGGGTGCGCTACCCGTACGCGCGCGGCGTCCTGGTGGAGATGTACCGCGAGGCGCGCCGGGTGCACGAGGACCCGGTGCTCGCGTGGGCGTCCGTGGTGGACGACCCGGTCAAGCGCCGCGCCTACCAGCGCGCCCGCGGCAAGGGCGGCCTGGTCCGGGTCTCCTGGGACGAGGCGGTGGAGATGGTCGCCGCCGCGCACGTGCACACCATCGCCCGCCACGGCCCGGACCGCATCGCCGGGTTCTCGCCCATCCCGGCCATGTCGATGGTCTCGCACGCGGTGGGCTCCCGGTTCATGGCGCTCATCGGCGCGCCGATGCTGTCGTTCTACGACTGGTACGCCGACCTGCCGCCCGCCTCGCCGCAGGTGTTCGGCGACCAGACCGACGTGCCGGAGTCCGCGGACTGGTGGGACGCGGCCTACCTGGTGCTGTGGGGCTCCAACGTGCCGGTGACCCGCACCCCGGACGCGCACTTCATGACCGAGGCCCGCTACCGCGGCCAGAAGGTCGTGGTGTGCTCACCGGACTACTCCGACGCGACGAAGTTCGCCGACGAGTGGCTGGCGCCGCACCCGGGCACCGACGCGGCGCTGGCGATCGCGATGGGGCACGTGGTGCTGCGCGAGCACTTCGTCGACCGGGAGGTGCCCTTCTTCGCCGACTACGCCCGGCGGTTCACCGACCTGCCGTTCCTGGTCACCCTGGAGGAGCGCGGCGACGACCTGGTGCCCGGCAAGTTCCTCACCGCCGCCGACCTGGGCGAGGACGGGCCGGGCGCGGAGTGGAAGACCGCGGTGCTCGACGCCGACCGCGACGTGCCGGTGGTGCCCAACGGGTCGCTGGGGTTCCGGTGGGCCGACGAGCCGGGCCGGTGGAACCTGGACCTGCGCGGCGTCACCCCGGCGCTGACCGCGCGCGGCGGGCCGGACGGCGCGGTCGAGGTGCTGCTGCCGCGGTTCGACGCCCCGGACGGCAGCGCCGGGACGGTCACCCGCGGGGTGCCGGTGCGCCGGGTGGCCGGCCGCCTGGTGACCACCGTGCTCGACCTGCTGCTGGCCCAGTACGGCGTGGCCCGCCCCGGCCTGCCCGGCCGGTGGCCCACCGGCTACGACGACGAGGACGCGCCCGGCACGCCCGCCTGGGCGCAGCGGCTGACCGGCGTGCCCGCGGCCCGGACCACGCGCATCGCCCGCGAGTTCGCCGACACCGCGGTGCGCTCGGAGGGGCGCTGCATGATCGTCATGGGCGCGGGCACCAACCACTGGTTCCACTCCGACCTGGTCTACCGCTCGTTCCTGACGCTGCTGCTGCTCACCGGCTGCCAGGGCCGCAACGGCGGCGGGTGGGCGCACTACGTCGGCCAGGAGAAGGTGCGGCCGCTGACCGGCTGGTCCACCCTGGCCGGCGCGCTGGACTGGCACCGCCCGCCGCGCCAGATGATCGGCACGGCGTACTGGTACACCCACACCGACCAGTGGCGCTACGACCGGCTCACCGCCGACGGGCTGACCTGGCCGGGCGCCCGGGGCACCCTGGCCGGCCGGGCGGTGGCGGACTGCCTGGCGCAGTCGGCGCGGCTGGGCTGGATGCCGTCCTACCCCACGTTCGACCGCAACCCGCTGGACCTGTGCGCCGAGGCCGACGCCGCCGGGGAGGACCCGGTGTCGCACGTGACGGGCCGGGTGCGCGCCGGCGAGGTCGGGTTCGCCTGCGAGGACCCGGACGCCCCGGCCAACTGGCCGCGCGTGCTGACCGTGTGGCGGGCCAACCTGCTCGGCTCCTCGGCCAAGGGCAACGAGTACTTCCTGCGGCACCTGCTGGGCGCCGACGGCAACCCCCGCGCCGAGCAGACCCCGCCCGGGCAGCGCCCGCGCACCGTGCGGTGGCGGGAGGAGGCACCGGAGGGCAAGCTGGACCTCCTGCTGGCGCTGGACTTCCGGATGACCAGCACCACGCTGTTCGCCGACGTGACCCTGCCCGCGGCCACCTGGTACGAGAAGCACGACCTGTCCAGCACGGACATGCACCCGTTCGTGCACTCCTTCAACGCCGCGGTCGACCCGCCGTGGCAGGCGCGCACCGACTTCGACGCCTTCCACGCCATCGCCCGCAGGTTCAGCGAGCTGGCGGCAACCCACCTGGGCACCCGCCGCGACCTGGTGGCCACCGCGATGCAGCACGACACCCCGGGCGAGACCGCCCAGCCCGGGGGAGTGGTGCGCGACTGGCGCGACGGGGGGTGCGAGCCGGTGCCGGGCCGCACGTTCCCCGTGCTGACCGTCGTCGAGCGCGACTACACCGCGGTCGCCGCCAGGCTGGGCGCGCTCGGGCCGCTGGTGGACAAGCTGGGCGTGACCACCAAGGGCTGGACCGCGGACGTCACCCCGGAGCTGGCCTGGCTCGCCGAGGCCAACGGGGTCGTCCGGGGCGGGCCGGCCGCGGGCAGGCCCGCCCTGGACACCGACCGCAAGGCCGCCGAGGCCGTGCTCGCCCTGTCCGGCACCACCAACGGCCGCCTCGCCGACGAGGGCTTCCGGGCGCTGGAGGAACGCGTCGGCACCCCGCTGCGCCCTCTGGTGGAGCACCACCGCGAGCACCGGGTGACCTTCGCCGACACCCGCGCCCGCCCGGCGCCCGTGGTCACCAGCCCGGAGTGGTCCGGCGACGAGTCGGGCGGCCGCCGCTACGCGCCGTTCACCATCAACGTCGAGCGCCTGAAGCCGTGGCACACCCTCACCGGCCGCCAGCACTTCTACCTCGACCACGACTGGGTGGCCGAGATCGGCGAGCAGCTGCCGGTGTACCGGCCGCCGCTGGACATGCACCGCCTGTTCGGCGAACCCCGCCTCGGGCCCAACGGCCCCGAGGTCACCGTCCGCTACCTGACCCCGCACTCCAAGTGGTCCATCCACTCCGAGTACCAGGACAACCCCATCATGCAGACCCTCTCGCGCGGCGGACCGGCGTTCTGGGTCAGCCCCGCCGACGCCGCGGCCATCGGCGTGCGGGACAACGACTGGGTGGAGGCGGTCAACCGCAACGGCGTGGTGGTCGGGCGGGCGATCGTGTCGCACCGGATGCCCACCGGCACCGTGTTCCTCTACCACGCCCAGGAGCGCACGGTGAACGTGCCCAGGAGCGAGACCACCGGCAAGCGCGGCGGCATCCACAACTCCCTGACCCGCCTGCAGATCAAGCCGACCCACCTGGTCGGCGGGTACGGGCAGCTGTGCTTCGCCCTCAACTACTACGGGCCGACCGGCAACCAGCGCGACGAGGTCACCGTGCTGCGCCGCCGCGGCCAGGAGGTGCGGTACTGA
- the narI gene encoding respiratory nitrate reductase subunit gamma — protein sequence MTLDLLLWAVLPYVTITVLVGGTAWRYRYDRFGWTTRSSQLHESRLLRVGSPLFHLGLLLVLAGHVGGLLVPASVTRWLGLHDEAYHLVSLTAGGLAGAAALVGLGVLLHRRLRTPAVRAATSRGDRLTFPLLALVLLLGMTATVLLNGVGGGYDYRETVSPWVRGVLLLHPDPALMHDVPLVYRLHALAAMALFALWPFSRLVHAFSAPLHYLVRPYIVYRGRDDRLAARPAPRGWDDR from the coding sequence ATGACCCTGGACCTGCTGCTGTGGGCGGTGCTGCCCTACGTCACGATCACCGTGCTCGTCGGCGGCACCGCCTGGCGCTACCGGTACGACCGGTTCGGCTGGACCACCCGCAGCTCCCAGCTGCACGAGTCCCGGCTGCTGCGGGTGGGCAGCCCGCTGTTCCACCTCGGGCTGCTGCTCGTGCTGGCCGGCCACGTCGGCGGCCTGCTCGTGCCCGCGTCGGTGACCCGGTGGCTGGGCCTGCACGACGAGGCGTACCACCTGGTCTCGCTCACCGCGGGCGGCCTGGCGGGCGCCGCCGCCCTGGTCGGGCTCGGCGTGCTGCTCCACCGGCGGCTGCGCACCCCGGCCGTGCGCGCGGCCACCAGCCGAGGCGACCGGCTCACCTTCCCGCTGCTGGCCCTGGTGCTGCTGCTGGGCATGACCGCCACCGTGCTGCTCAATGGCGTGGGCGGCGGGTACGACTACCGCGAGACCGTCTCGCCGTGGGTGCGCGGGGTGCTGCTGCTGCACCCGGACCCGGCGCTGATGCACGACGTGCCCCTGGTCTACCGGCTGCACGCGCTGGCGGCGATGGCGTTGTTCGCGCTGTGGCCGTTCAGCCGGCTCGTGCACGCCTTCAGCGCCCCGCTGCACTACCTCGTGCGCCCCTACATCGTCTACCGCGGTCGCGACGACCGCCTGGCCGCCCGGCCCGCACCCCGCGGCTGGGACGACCGGTGA
- a CDS encoding helix-turn-helix transcriptional regulator has translation MDNRSEVREFLVSRRAKISPQSAGLPAGTNRRVPGLRRTEVAALAGVSIEYYAKLERGALAGVSTGVLDAVARALRLDDAERAHLFDLARAANGTSALGPRRTRSRQWTPHPSLQWTLDAVTAGAAFVRNGRLDLLAVNSLARAFYAPLYADPQRPPNLARFQFLDPASHRFFPDWDLAADVSVAILRVEAGRNPHDKGLHDLVGELSTRSDAFRTRWGAHDVRHHGTGTKDFHHPVVGDLTLAYEGLEMASEPGLTLTIYTAEPGSPSERALRLLASWDPQRNDRSLAGASTDHRG, from the coding sequence GTGGACAACCGCTCGGAGGTTCGCGAGTTCCTGGTCTCGCGCAGGGCCAAGATCTCACCGCAGTCGGCCGGCCTGCCCGCCGGGACCAACCGCCGCGTCCCGGGCCTGCGCCGCACCGAGGTCGCCGCGCTGGCCGGGGTGAGCATCGAGTACTACGCCAAGCTGGAGCGCGGCGCGCTCGCCGGGGTGTCGACCGGGGTGCTGGACGCCGTCGCCCGCGCGCTGCGCCTCGACGACGCCGAGCGCGCGCACCTGTTCGACCTGGCCCGGGCCGCGAACGGCACGAGCGCGCTCGGGCCGCGGCGGACCAGGTCCAGGCAGTGGACCCCGCACCCGAGCCTCCAGTGGACCCTGGACGCGGTCACCGCGGGTGCCGCGTTCGTCCGCAACGGCCGCCTCGACCTGCTCGCCGTGAACTCCCTGGCGCGGGCCTTCTACGCTCCCCTCTACGCCGACCCGCAGCGACCGCCCAACCTCGCCCGGTTCCAGTTCCTCGACCCGGCCTCCCACCGGTTCTTCCCGGACTGGGACCTCGCCGCGGACGTCTCCGTCGCCATCCTGCGCGTCGAGGCCGGCCGCAACCCGCACGACAAGGGGCTGCACGACCTCGTCGGCGAGCTGTCCACCCGCAGCGACGCCTTCCGCACCCGCTGGGGCGCGCACGACGTCCGCCACCACGGCACCGGCACCAAGGACTTCCACCACCCCGTCGTCGGTGACCTCACCCTCGCCTACGAGGGCCTGGAGATGGCCTCCGAACCCGGCCTCACCCTCACCATCTACACCGCCGAGCCCGGCTCGCCGTCCGAGCGGGCCCTGCGCCTGCTGGCCTCGTGGGACCCTCAGCGCAACGACCGCTCCCTGGCGGGCGCCTCCACCGACCACAGGGGGTAG
- a CDS encoding zinc-dependent alcohol dehydrogenase family protein, translated as MLGVVLHAPGDVRVEQREDPRVLAPTDAVIRLAATCVCGSDLWSYRGVNDVTSPTPMGHEYAGVVEEVGDEVRDVKPGQFVVGSFFASDNTCEICRSGFQTSCVNRVPVGAGGAQAQYLRVPLADGTLVATPEMPSDDLVPSLLAASDVLGTGWFAAVAAEVRPGATVAVVGDGAVGLLGVLAARELGAERIIAMSRHESRQKLATEFGATDIVTGRGDEGVAAVKELTGGLGAHSVIEAVGTQESMMQAIRSTRAGGAVGYVGVAHDVALPGEELFYSHVKLLGGPAPVRRFLPDLIDRVWSGAIDPGRVFDLTLPLDRAAEGYRAMDERRAIKALLTV; from the coding sequence ATGCTCGGTGTTGTCCTGCACGCCCCCGGCGACGTCCGGGTCGAGCAGCGCGAGGACCCGCGGGTCCTCGCACCGACGGACGCGGTCATCCGGCTGGCCGCGACCTGCGTCTGCGGTTCGGACCTGTGGAGCTACCGCGGCGTCAACGACGTGACCTCGCCCACCCCGATGGGGCACGAGTACGCCGGGGTCGTCGAGGAGGTCGGCGACGAGGTCCGCGACGTCAAGCCGGGCCAGTTCGTGGTCGGCTCCTTCTTCGCCTCCGACAACACCTGCGAGATCTGCCGGTCCGGGTTCCAGACCTCCTGCGTGAACCGCGTGCCGGTCGGCGCGGGCGGCGCGCAGGCGCAGTACCTGCGGGTACCGCTGGCCGACGGCACCCTGGTCGCCACGCCCGAGATGCCCTCGGACGACCTGGTGCCGAGCCTGCTGGCGGCCTCGGACGTGCTGGGCACGGGCTGGTTCGCCGCCGTGGCCGCCGAGGTGCGGCCGGGCGCGACGGTGGCCGTGGTCGGCGACGGCGCGGTCGGCCTGCTCGGCGTGCTGGCCGCGCGGGAGCTGGGCGCGGAGCGGATCATCGCGATGAGCCGGCACGAGTCCCGGCAGAAGCTGGCCACCGAGTTCGGCGCCACCGACATCGTCACCGGGCGCGGCGACGAGGGCGTGGCCGCGGTCAAGGAGCTGACCGGCGGGCTGGGCGCGCACAGCGTGATCGAGGCGGTCGGCACCCAGGAGTCGATGATGCAGGCCATCCGCTCCACCCGCGCCGGCGGCGCGGTGGGCTACGTCGGCGTGGCCCACGACGTCGCCCTGCCGGGCGAGGAGCTGTTCTACTCCCACGTGAAGCTGCTCGGCGGCCCGGCACCGGTGCGCCGGTTCCTGCCCGACCTGATCGACCGCGTCTGGAGCGGTGCGATCGACCCGGGCAGGGTCTTCGACCTCACCCTGCCGCTCGACCGGGCCGCCGAGGGGTACCGGGCGATGGACGAGCGCCGCGCCATCAAGGCCCTGTTGACGGTGTGA
- a CDS encoding HPP family protein, protein MTRLRAALRPAAGALLTTAVLAALAVLTAQPLMFPSLGPTAYLLFATPTHPAASPRNTVAGHLIGLLAGAAGLAAFDLWDTAPHLDHLTWARAGAVALALTCTCGGMAWSGLPHPPAGATTLIVALGLLRTPLQLVEIMVGVVVLVVVAGTVNRLTGVPYPLWSVEAPARERSLR, encoded by the coding sequence GTGACGCGCCTGCGCGCCGCGCTGCGCCCGGCGGCCGGGGCCCTGCTCACCACCGCCGTGCTCGCCGCCCTGGCCGTGCTCACCGCCCAACCGCTGATGTTCCCCTCCCTGGGACCCACCGCGTACCTGCTGTTCGCCACCCCGACCCACCCGGCCGCCAGCCCGCGCAACACCGTCGCCGGCCACCTGATCGGCCTGCTGGCGGGCGCGGCGGGCCTGGCCGCGTTCGACCTGTGGGACACCGCGCCCCACCTGGACCACCTGACGTGGGCCCGCGCCGGGGCCGTCGCCCTGGCGCTGACCTGCACGTGCGGCGGCATGGCGTGGTCGGGCCTGCCGCACCCGCCGGCCGGGGCCACGACCCTCATCGTCGCCCTCGGCCTGCTGCGGACACCGCTGCAACTGGTGGAGATCATGGTCGGGGTGGTGGTGCTGGTGGTCGTGGCGGGCACGGTCAACCGGCTGACCGGCGTGCCCTACCCCCTGTGGTCGGTGGAGGCGCCCGCCAGGGAGCGGTCGTTGCGCTGA
- a CDS encoding cytochrome P450 — MRTLDRYRFRRDPLAFVEDLRRRAPGGVLRLPWGGWCVSDPDLAQVLLRGPEFNGGASDFFGSLLPTREAQVALGHAVRDVLRSRLAEYRDRLAAEVAALPAAGRWPATGVRLVHRCLADVLLHPGTAPATRRSLERAASGGLVVRPRRLWSRVRAEALRGRLIAALTDEVGRRRGRVGEPRDVLDAVVGACPAGLPDRTAARLYLVLYRSIVAPVGCSLAWSVLLACLHHASGSPWPWPVDAVVREALRHRPMAWMVGRGVVRPTEFGGVALRPGEVLSVCPYLLHHDERHWAEPGAFRPERWAGPGRRGPYLPFGVGPFACVGASVAQALTTEALAALTDDARLAVTGGDTRPVITDGAVPRPFTLHRS, encoded by the coding sequence ATGAGGACACTGGACAGGTACCGCTTTCGACGAGACCCGCTCGCCTTCGTCGAAGACCTCCGCCGCCGCGCACCGGGCGGCGTGCTCCGGCTCCCGTGGGGCGGCTGGTGCGTGAGCGACCCGGACCTGGCGCAGGTGTTGTTGCGCGGCCCGGAGTTCAACGGCGGCGCCTCGGACTTCTTCGGCTCGCTGCTGCCGACGCGCGAGGCCCAGGTGGCGCTCGGCCACGCGGTGCGCGACGTGCTGCGGTCACGCCTGGCCGAGTACCGCGACCGGCTGGCCGCCGAGGTGGCCGCGCTGCCCGCGGCCGGCCGGTGGCCGGCGACCGGGGTGCGGCTCGTGCACCGCTGCCTGGCCGACGTGCTGCTGCACCCCGGCACGGCGCCGGCGACGCGGCGGTCGCTGGAGCGGGCCGCGAGCGGCGGCCTCGTGGTCCGGCCCCGGCGCCTCTGGTCGCGGGTGCGCGCGGAAGCGTTGCGCGGCAGGCTGATCGCGGCGCTGACCGACGAGGTGGGACGCCGGAGGGGGCGCGTCGGCGAGCCGCGGGACGTGCTGGACGCGGTGGTCGGCGCGTGCCCCGCGGGCCTCCCGGACCGGACCGCGGCCCGGCTGTACCTGGTGCTGTACCGGTCGATCGTGGCGCCCGTCGGCTGCTCGCTGGCGTGGTCGGTGCTGCTGGCCTGCCTGCACCACGCGTCGGGCTCGCCGTGGCCGTGGCCGGTCGACGCGGTGGTGCGCGAGGCGTTGCGGCACCGGCCGATGGCGTGGATGGTCGGCCGCGGCGTGGTGCGCCCCACCGAGTTCGGCGGTGTCGCCCTGCGCCCCGGCGAGGTCCTGTCGGTCTGCCCGTACCTGCTGCACCACGACGAGCGCCACTGGGCCGAGCCTGGCGCGTTCCGGCCCGAGCGCTGGGCCGGACCGGGGCGGCGCGGGCCCTACCTGCCGTTCGGCGTGGGTCCGTTCGCGTGCGTCGGGGCGTCGGTGGCGCAGGCGCTGACCACCGAGGCGTTGGCCGCGCTCACCGACGACGCGCGCCTGGCCGTCACCGGGGGCGACACGCGCCCGGTCATCACCGACGGCGCGGTGCCGCGCCCGTTCACCCTGCACCGCAGCTGA